One Paenisporosarcina sp. FSL H8-0542 genomic region harbors:
- a CDS encoding metal-dependent hydrolase → MTGKTHIIGGLTASLAYAQFTTSDPVLLVGAGVIGALIPDICHGGSKIGRTFPFISKMINVIFGHRSFTHSLLFLFIISILMKSFVTNEAVIEGILVGMVSHYVLDMMTRNGIKLLFPFKIRVRFPLTTKTGGTVESLVLAALSVLSVYFGYEAFRVYL, encoded by the coding sequence ATGACAGGAAAGACACACATCATAGGCGGTTTGACAGCAAGTCTTGCATACGCACAATTTACAACATCTGATCCCGTACTATTGGTAGGGGCGGGGGTTATCGGAGCGTTGATTCCGGATATTTGTCATGGCGGCAGTAAAATTGGACGAACATTCCCGTTCATTTCGAAAATGATTAATGTGATTTTCGGACATCGTTCTTTCACTCACAGCTTGTTATTTTTATTCATCATTTCGATTCTAATGAAATCATTTGTAACAAATGAAGCAGTGATAGAAGGAATTTTGGTCGGGATGGTCAGTCATTATGTGCTGGACATGATGACACGTAATGGCATTAAGTTGCTATTTCCATTCAAAATACGTGTACGATTCCCATTGACGACTAAAACAGGTGGCACAGTGGAATCACTCGTGCTCGCTGCACTGTCGGTTCTTTCGGTGTATTTCGGGTATGAAGCGTTTAGGGTTTATTTATAA
- a CDS encoding fatty acid--CoA ligase gives MYATLGSIFDQTVSNFPNREALVDLKRGQRWTYGEWRDEVHRLANALSSAGVGRGDRVSTFLFNTSELATTLFACAKIGAIFNPINFRLKSEEVAYILNDAKPKVVMFEDILKDQVAVIQPQFPEIQFWFINENTPDFAISYHSEVGSAQSTAPAVEVDESDTYAIMYTSGTTGRPKGVIHRHRDMAEQSLICTAVLKYTKNDVGLVTAPMFHCAELHCCVIPRIQAGAKSVIMHQFHPQVALDTIEQEKVSVMFAVPTMWSMMADLEGAASKVGTLQRGLYGAAPMAPILVKKVKEVLGIDLIQAYGQTEMGPAITFLEEDEQLTKVGSAGKPAYNHEIRIVQPNEIGPSEPDAILKPGQVGEIIVKGPCMMAGYFNREDATEKALYKGWYHSSDLGYMDEDGYLYVADRVDDMIISGGENIYPREVEDVLHEHESVQDVAVLGIPDEKWGESVLAFIVTQNPELTAEELEKFCKGNDKLAGYKRPRHYQFVNELPRNASGKIQKFLLREQRVESGSIL, from the coding sequence ATGTATGCGACTTTAGGGAGTATTTTCGATCAGACGGTGAGTAATTTTCCGAATCGAGAGGCGCTTGTGGATTTGAAGCGGGGGCAGCGTTGGACGTATGGGGAGTGGCGGGACGAAGTACACCGTTTGGCGAATGCGCTGAGTTCGGCTGGGGTTGGAAGAGGAGATCGGGTGTCGACGTTTTTGTTCAACACGAGTGAGCTTGCGACGACTTTATTTGCGTGTGCCAAAATTGGGGCTATTTTTAATCCAATAAATTTCCGGTTGAAGTCGGAGGAAGTGGCATATATTTTAAATGATGCAAAACCAAAAGTTGTGATGTTTGAAGATATTCTGAAGGATCAGGTGGCAGTGATTCAGCCACAGTTTCCAGAGATTCAGTTTTGGTTTATTAATGAGAATACACCAGATTTCGCAATCAGCTATCACTCGGAGGTTGGCAGTGCGCAGTCGACTGCTCCAGCAGTGGAAGTAGACGAGTCGGATACGTATGCCATCATGTATACGAGTGGAACGACGGGGCGTCCGAAAGGCGTGATTCACCGTCACCGTGATATGGCGGAGCAAAGTCTTATTTGCACGGCGGTGTTGAAGTATACGAAAAATGATGTTGGGCTTGTAACGGCACCGATGTTTCATTGTGCTGAACTGCATTGCTGTGTGATTCCGAGGATTCAGGCAGGTGCGAAGAGCGTTATTATGCATCAATTCCATCCGCAAGTTGCGCTTGATACGATCGAGCAAGAAAAAGTGTCGGTGATGTTCGCGGTTCCAACGATGTGGAGCATGATGGCGGACCTTGAAGGGGCAGCGTCGAAAGTCGGGACGTTGCAACGAGGGTTGTATGGTGCTGCGCCAATGGCTCCCATTCTTGTTAAGAAAGTAAAAGAAGTTCTGGGTATCGATTTGATTCAGGCATATGGCCAGACGGAAATGGGGCCGGCGATTACGTTTCTAGAGGAAGACGAGCAGCTAACTAAAGTGGGTTCAGCTGGGAAACCTGCATACAATCATGAAATCCGCATTGTCCAGCCGAATGAGATTGGGCCTTCCGAGCCAGATGCTATTTTGAAACCGGGCCAAGTGGGCGAAATCATCGTAAAAGGTCCTTGCATGATGGCCGGTTATTTCAATCGCGAGGACGCGACTGAAAAGGCGCTGTATAAAGGTTGGTACCATTCAAGTGATTTGGGGTACATGGATGAAGACGGCTATTTGTATGTGGCAGACCGTGTGGATGACATGATCATCAGTGGTGGCGAAAATATTTATCCGCGTGAAGTGGAAGATGTGCTGCATGAACACGAATCGGTGCAGGATGTAGCGGTGCTTGGGATTCCTGATGAGAAGTGGGGGGAGTCGGTGCTGGCGTTTATCGTGACGCAGAATCCTGAACTTACGGCGGAAGAGCTTGAAAAATTCTGTAAAGGAAACGACAAACTGGCTGGTTATAAACGTCCGAGGCATTATCAGTTTGTTAATGAATTGCCGCGAAATGCTAGTGGGAAAATTCAAAAGTTCTTGTTGCGGGAACAGCGAGTGGAAAGCGGCAGTATTTTGTAA